The Candidatus Zixiibacteriota bacterium DNA segment ACCAGCTGTTTTTCGACCACAACCTGGGTGGCTATTCCAGCGTGATCGGCTCCGGGTATCCACACCGCCTCGTACCCATCCATCCGGTGCTTACGGATCAATACGTCCTGTATGGTGTTGTTCAGGGCATGACCCAAATGCAAAACATCGGTGCAATTGGGAGGCGGTATGACAATGGAGTAAGTTTCCTTGTCCGAATCGACACAGCCATGAAAATAGCCGGCCTTCAGCCATCGATCAAGCATTCGATCTTCGACCTCAGCCGGAGAGTAGGCCTTTGATTTACTGGTGTTTTCCGCTGTCTTTTCGTTCATACTTATTCACATACTTTCCAGTCTAATGCTCTGTCCCGGGGCACTCGAACTCAAGCCGCCAATTATAGTTCGACCGGGTTGATTTGTCAAGGCACAAGGAAAAAGCGGTTGGCAACCCCGGATACAGGTTGTATTATCGACATCTATGAGTGAATTAAAGAGCCGAGTTACAGACCCAAACCTGCCGCCCTGGGAGCGGCTCAAGCTGGTTATGTCTATCCTTCGTTCCTCTGATGGTTGTGCCTGGGACCAAAAGCAAACACACCACAGTCTCATACCCTACCTGATTGAGGAGTCGTATGAAGTCGTGGAAGCCATCGAGGCTGATAACGCCGATGAACTCCGCGAAGAATTGGGCGATCTGCTTTGCCAGATTGTTTTTCACGCGCAGATAGCCGACGAAAAGGGGAAATTCGACGCCGACGATGCAGTCGAGGGAATTGTTCAAAAACTGATCACCCGACACCCTCATGTCTTTGAAAAACGGGCCGAACTGGCCCCCCAGCAGGTACGGGATCAATGGGAACGCTTGAAGATAGCCAATGGAGAAAAACCATCGGTTCTGTCCGGACTGCCAAAATCGATGCCGGCCCTCACGATGGCCTACCGGATCGGTGAGAAGGCCGGCGGTGTGGGGTTTGACTGGCCGGATGCCGATCGCGTGTTCGATAAACTCACCGAGGAGATGGATGAGATCAGACGTGCCATCAAGTCAGCTGATTCGTCAAATCTGGAAGAAGAGATCGGAGATTTTCTGTTCGCGGCGTCGTCACTGGCTCGCAAGCTGATGGTGGAACCGGAAACTGCTCTAAAAAGAGCGCTCACCAAATTCCGACTGAGATTCTCTGGTCTCGAAGAGGAGGTTCGGCACAGCCAACGAGATTTCGATCAGTTCAGTCTGGAAGAACTGGAAGCTATCTGGCAACGACTGAAGTCCCAAAGCACAGGGGACCGTCCGGGAACCGACCCCTCCGACCTGTAGCACAATCTGCTTACATACGTTTCCCACCCTAAAACTTCCGAACCGGGCACAGTGGCGGGTGTTCTCATACGGACCTAACAACCGCTTTTTTTATGTTGATCCGGTAGGAGCCGTCAACAATTTTACGCCCAACTTGGGTATCGCGAGTTTCGTGGTGCCGTGGTGCGATTATGTGTTGCAAGGGTATTACAATGAGTAACATAGAAACCAGGCTGAACAACCTGTTCATTACTGAATCGAAAGGAGGCCTACCTGGATCGACAGTCGGCACAAGGATTGTGCCGCTCACGAAACAAACAAACAACCATCCGTCTCAAATCGAGTTACTGATGGGACTCTTCAAAAGGAATGTGCTATGAAGACGACACTGATTATACTGGTGGCGGCGATTGTGCTGGCAAGCTCTGCCGTCCTGGCTACCGATACACGCGTTTTGACAATGGGCGACAACAACATGATTCTGTTGGACGATGCCAATGTGCACTTGTTCCCATCGCGCGTGCTGGAATACCCCAACCTGGCCGTTGGCGAGTTTGGCGGCGATAGTTTTCATCGGTTAGGTATC contains these protein-coding regions:
- the mazG gene encoding nucleoside triphosphate pyrophosphohydrolase → MSELKSRVTDPNLPPWERLKLVMSILRSSDGCAWDQKQTHHSLIPYLIEESYEVVEAIEADNADELREELGDLLCQIVFHAQIADEKGKFDADDAVEGIVQKLITRHPHVFEKRAELAPQQVRDQWERLKIANGEKPSVLSGLPKSMPALTMAYRIGEKAGGVGFDWPDADRVFDKLTEEMDEIRRAIKSADSSNLEEEIGDFLFAASSLARKLMVEPETALKRALTKFRLRFSGLEEEVRHSQRDFDQFSLEELEAIWQRLKSQSTGDRPGTDPSDL